From a single Budorcas taxicolor isolate Tak-1 chromosome X, Takin1.1, whole genome shotgun sequence genomic region:
- the GPRASP3 gene encoding G protein-coupled receptor associated sorting protein 3, with the protein MAGARNRRNRNRKNENKKKAKTEKRAVVEAEGKREATDTVKSAEGKREATGTGKTQAKAITKAGPRADAVAVVKAASKNKTVTEMKERLPDVRPKAEDESTRTARFCSAAQATAESRFTCKDKTRTDTLFGAGEEANVGSWFWNGEKIGKHFSAKDEGKADTGPSSCAEKLEPVAGTSCKARPGAEEEEEENVIGSWFWDGDETSFDPNPRPVSRIIKPQPVDEINEKDRPKDWSEVTIWPKAPAVTPAVLGFRSQVTFEKKPPSYFVLASAEENTCSSPVATAAARPSRSTPSSSQPVSEFPLGSDPCIQTIEEIRRQIRIREVNGIKPFACPCKMECYMDSEEFERLITLLKSTTDPLIHKIAQIAMGIINVHPFAQEFINEVGVVTLIESLLSFPSSEMRKKAVITLNPPSGDERQRKVELHVKHMCKETISFPLNSPGQQSGLKILGQLTTDSNHHHIVANYFSELFHLLSLGNRKTRNLVLKVLLNMSENPTAARDMTNTESLAALKLIFNQKEAKANLVSAVAIFINIKEHIRKGSIVAIDHSSYTTLMAIFREVKVIIETM; encoded by the coding sequence ATGGCTGGagctaggaatagaaggaataggaatagaaagaatgagaataaaaagaaggcaaaaactgaaaaaagggCTGTTGTAGAAGCTGAAGGAAAAAGGGAGGCCACTGATACAGTCAAATCAgctgaaggaaagagggaggctaCTGGTACAGGCAAAACCCAGGCCAAAGCAATAACCAAGGCAGGGCCTCGGGCAGATGCAGTGGCAGTGGTGAAGGCAGCGTCTAAGAACAAGACTGTTACTGAGATGAAAGAACGTCTGCCAGATGTCCGTCCCAAAGCTGAAGATGAGAGCACTAGAACAGCTCGATTTTGTTCTGCGGCTCAGGCTACTGCTGAGTCCAGGTTTACATGTAAAGATAAGACTCGTACTGATACCTTGTTTGGGGCTGGAGAAGAGGCCAATGTTGGTTCCTGGTTCTGGAATGGAGAAAAGATTGGTAAACATTTCAGTGCTAAGGATGAAGGTAAAGCTGATACTGGTCCCTCATCCTGTGCTGAGAAGTTGGAGCCTGTGGCTGGGACCAGCTGTAAGGCTAGGCCAggagctgaggaggaggaggaggagaacgtTATTGGGAGCTGGTTTTGGGATGGAGATGAAACTAGTTTTGACCCTAACCCTAGACCTGTGAGCAGGATAATTAAGCCTCAGCCTGTGgatgaaattaatgaaaaagatAGGCCTAAGGACTGGTCCGAGGTAACTATATGGCCCAAAGCTCCTGCTGTAACTCCAGCAGTGTTAGGCTTTAGATCCCAAGTCACATTTGAGAAAAAGCCTCCTTCATATTTTGTCCTGGCTTCTGCTGAGGAAAACACCTGTTCTTCGCCTgtggcaacagcagcagcacgCCCTTCTAGAAGCACTCCCTCTAGCTCACAGCCTGTCTCTGAGTTCCCACTTGGTTCTGACCCTTGCATCCAGACCATAGAGGAAATTAGGCGCCAAATCAGGATCAGGGAAGTGAATGGGATTAAGCCATTTGCTTGCCCTTGCAAAATGGAATGCTACATGGATTCTGAGGAGTTTGAAAGACTTATTACCTTACTTAAGTCAACTACTGATCCTCTCATTCATAAAATAGCTCAAATTGCAATGGGGATCATTAATGTTCATCCATTTGCTCAAGAGTTCATTAATGAGGTGGGTGTAGTGACACTTATTGAAAGCTTGctcagttttccttcctctgaaatgagaaaaaaggCTGTCATTACTCTGAATCCCCCCTCTGGGGATGAAAGACAACGCAAGGTTGAATTACATGTTAAGCATATGTGTAAAGAAACCATATCTTTTCCCTTGAATTCACCTGGACAGCAGTCTGGATTAAAGATACTAGGACAACTGACTACTGATTCTAACCATCATCACATTGTTGCCAATTACTTTTCAGAGCTTTTCCATTTGCTGTCCCTTGGAAATCGTAAAACTAGAAATCTTGTTTTGAAAGTACTTTTGAATATGTCTGAAAATCCAACTGCAGCCAGAGATATGACCAATACAGAATCATTAGCAGCGTTAAAACTCATCTTTAACCAGAAAGAGGCAAAAGCCAATCTCGTTAGTGCTGTGGCCATATTTATTAACATAAAAGAGCATATCAGAAAGGGCTCGATTGTAGCCATTGATCACTCCAGTTATACTACGCTCATGGCCATTTTCCGTGAAGTTAAAGTGATTATTGAAACAATGTAA